From the genome of Mycobacterium dioxanotrophicus, one region includes:
- a CDS encoding GAF domain-containing sensor histidine kinase, giving the protein MTPEGLAARPHGADGPRNGWAPSGLTPFLLGPTAPLWLGFAVGAGLIVAEAALVGLLGRALPHQMFGVVFFLGVLVISAGWPMWMGVVMTFVSTVVYLRMHLGGMVIPHTLQDLIPIVVYLPVALLANLLVGQARLRAVEAREAAEKVSELAERQAALRRVATLVARGAPPDEVLTAVADEVANALHMGNAALFRYVDDEYGEIVAVHDEAGRPRMPVGVRLRLTGDSVAAMVLRTGRAARLDSHEDATGAAAAVIRDLGLRSGVGAPIIVEGRLWGAAIAGSSRPGSPPPDMESRLADFAELVATAIANTESRRELMASRARIVTAGDEAMRRIERDLHDGAQQRLVALALTSRSLQAALQPDDALAHEIAELGDGLVAASEELRQITHGIHPAVLTNGGLRPALRALGRRATLPVEVSVDVANRPRESVEVGAYYVVAEALTNVTKHADASHVNVTVDVDGGALRVVVADDGVGGADTRGGSGLVGLKDRVEALGGRLQIASPMGRGTTLTAYIPLAAD; this is encoded by the coding sequence ATGACTCCGGAGGGATTGGCCGCGAGGCCCCACGGCGCGGACGGACCACGCAACGGCTGGGCACCATCGGGGCTGACGCCGTTTCTGCTGGGGCCGACGGCGCCGCTGTGGCTGGGCTTCGCGGTCGGTGCCGGGCTGATCGTTGCTGAGGCGGCATTGGTGGGTCTGCTTGGCAGGGCCCTGCCGCACCAGATGTTCGGCGTGGTGTTCTTCCTTGGCGTGCTTGTGATCTCGGCCGGATGGCCGATGTGGATGGGCGTGGTGATGACGTTCGTGAGCACCGTCGTCTACCTGCGTATGCACCTCGGGGGCATGGTGATCCCCCATACGCTGCAGGACTTGATCCCGATCGTGGTGTATCTGCCCGTCGCCCTGCTGGCCAATCTGCTCGTCGGCCAGGCACGGTTGCGTGCGGTGGAAGCCCGGGAGGCTGCCGAGAAGGTCAGCGAGCTCGCCGAGCGTCAGGCAGCGCTGCGGCGGGTGGCGACCCTGGTGGCGCGCGGTGCGCCGCCCGACGAGGTGCTGACCGCTGTTGCCGACGAAGTCGCCAACGCCCTGCATATGGGCAACGCGGCGTTGTTTCGATATGTCGACGACGAGTACGGCGAGATCGTCGCGGTCCACGACGAGGCCGGCCGTCCGCGGATGCCGGTGGGCGTCCGGCTGCGGTTGACCGGCGACAGCGTCGCCGCCATGGTGCTGCGGACCGGCCGTGCGGCACGTCTGGACAGTCATGAGGATGCGACCGGGGCGGCCGCTGCGGTGATCCGTGACCTCGGGCTGCGCTCCGGGGTTGGCGCCCCGATCATCGTCGAGGGGCGGCTGTGGGGCGCCGCCATCGCAGGCTCGTCACGGCCCGGATCGCCGCCGCCGGATATGGAGTCACGGCTTGCCGACTTCGCCGAACTCGTGGCGACGGCAATTGCCAACACCGAATCCCGCCGCGAATTGATGGCCTCACGGGCCCGGATCGTGACGGCTGGTGATGAAGCCATGCGGCGGATCGAACGAGACCTGCACGACGGTGCGCAGCAACGGTTGGTCGCGCTGGCGTTGACGAGCCGATCGCTGCAGGCGGCACTGCAACCCGACGATGCGCTGGCACACGAGATCGCCGAACTCGGCGACGGATTGGTCGCGGCCAGCGAAGAGCTCCGTCAGATCACCCACGGAATACACCCCGCGGTTCTCACCAACGGGGGCCTGCGGCCCGCGTTGCGCGCGTTGGGCCGCCGGGCGACGCTGCCCGTCGAGGTGTCCGTCGATGTCGCGAACCGACCCCGCGAGTCTGTTGAGGTGGGCGCGTATTACGTTGTGGCAGAGGCATTGACGAACGTCACCAAGCATGCCGACGCGTCCCACGTCAACGTGACTGTCGATGTCGACGGCGGCGCCCTGCGTGTCGTGGTGGCCGACGACGGCGTGGGTGGCGCCGACACCCGCGGCGGATCGGGTCTGGTGGGCCTGAAGGACCGGGTGGAGGCACTGGGTGGGCGCCTGCAGATCGCGAGCCCGATGGGCCGGGGCACCACCTTGACCGCGTACATTCCGCTTGCCGCTGACTGA
- a CDS encoding COG4705 family protein, with amino-acid sequence MADTARSGTSSSALSRVPEVTVWFWVIKVLCTTVGESFADWINMTLGVGLIRTAMIFTVILAVVLGWQLSVRRYVPFVYWLTVVVISVTGTLYTDILTDTTGVPLAASTLAFAAVLATVFGVWFARERTLSIHSIVSLPRELFYWLAVLVTFALGTAIGDWTLELTGWGPGRSVLLPAGLIGAIVIGWRLGANAVLSFWLAYILTRPLGANLGDWLAAPKTEQGLGLGVAVTSVIFLGLILVTVVYLSVTRSDVIEREVAATPAADRDPARERVMLGYLGVVAIGTVALLVWAAGRPHEIPAGGEAESESAAAVSLPAGQSVTAQFPPAAVTKYRGIVQDTLVKVNAGDQAGATTRIKDLETAWDDDQATLQPMDNAGWAVLDGQIDQVLSALRAPTPDPATESRTLSQLLTSLQ; translated from the coding sequence ATGGCCGATACCGCAAGATCTGGGACCAGTTCGTCCGCACTGAGCCGGGTTCCCGAAGTCACCGTGTGGTTCTGGGTGATCAAGGTGCTGTGCACCACCGTCGGTGAGAGCTTCGCCGACTGGATCAACATGACGCTCGGTGTCGGGCTGATTCGGACGGCGATGATCTTCACCGTGATCCTGGCTGTCGTGCTGGGGTGGCAGTTGAGCGTGCGCCGATATGTCCCCTTCGTGTACTGGCTCACCGTCGTCGTGATCAGCGTGACGGGCACGCTCTACACCGACATCCTCACCGACACCACGGGTGTTCCATTGGCAGCGAGCACCCTCGCCTTCGCCGCGGTGCTCGCCACGGTGTTCGGAGTGTGGTTCGCGCGCGAACGCACGCTGTCGATCCACAGCATCGTCTCGCTGCCGCGTGAACTGTTCTATTGGCTGGCCGTTCTGGTGACGTTCGCGCTCGGCACGGCCATCGGCGACTGGACGCTGGAGCTCACCGGCTGGGGTCCGGGGCGGTCGGTACTCCTTCCGGCCGGACTGATCGGCGCCATCGTGATCGGCTGGCGGCTCGGCGCGAACGCCGTGCTGTCGTTCTGGCTCGCCTACATCCTCACGCGTCCGCTGGGCGCGAACCTCGGCGACTGGCTGGCCGCCCCGAAAACCGAGCAGGGCCTAGGACTGGGCGTCGCGGTGACGAGCGTGATCTTCCTCGGGTTGATCCTTGTTACCGTCGTCTACCTCTCGGTGACTCGCTCCGACGTCATCGAACGCGAGGTCGCCGCCACGCCGGCCGCGGATCGCGACCCGGCCCGTGAGCGCGTCATGCTCGGCTATCTCGGCGTGGTCGCCATCGGGACCGTAGCCCTGCTGGTGTGGGCCGCCGGTCGGCCCCACGAAATACCCGCCGGCGGCGAAGCGGAATCGGAATCGGCCGCAGCGGTGTCGCTACCGGCAGGGCAGTCGGTGACCGCACAGTTCCCGCCTGCCGCGGTCACCAAGTACCGCGGCATCGTCCAGGACACCCTGGTGAAGGTCAACGCGGGCGATCAGGCCGGTGCCACCACCCGCATCAAAGACCTCGAAACCGCATGGGACGACGACCAGGCCACCCTGCAGCCGATGGACAACGCCGGGTGGGCCGTGCTCGACGGTCAGATCGACCAGGTCCTTTCTGCGCTGCGGGCGCCGACGCCTGACCCGGCCACCGAATCACGAACCCTCAGTCAGCTGCTCACCTCGTTGCAGTGA
- a CDS encoding alpha/beta hydrolase, whose protein sequence is MAEPLRHRIAQLSLVDGWVPIAVQVLAALLLLYVVWAHADRRGWRRLAIAALIGTPFAVWARHYISSIGVSGEAAPNRLWLWIGLVGTALSLIFLTWRRASWWRRGASVLAVPLCVVCAALSVNTWVGYFPKVRTAWMQLTTGPVPDQTDRVGVTAMQLSNARPERGVVVPVRINAVSGFAHRREFVYLPPIWFASKPPPRLPTVMMIGSALNTPADWLRVGNAVATIDDFATQHDGSAPAVVFVDATGAFDNDTECVNGPRGNAADHLTKDVAPFMAANFGVSADRTHWGVAGWSMGGTCAVDLTVMHPDLFSAFVDIAGDIGPNTGSREHSIATLFGGDADAWAAFDPTTVMKRHGRYTGVTGWFEVPGSPDGTAGDPVSNPEGQDIAARSLSATGATEGITSTVVTRPGRHDWLFASQAFGDALPWLAAQLGTPSVPRVAMPNSTTDAAGPTGIPVVAQHH, encoded by the coding sequence ATGGCAGAGCCTTTGCGCCACCGCATCGCACAACTGTCCCTGGTCGACGGCTGGGTGCCAATCGCGGTGCAGGTGCTGGCTGCGCTGCTTCTGCTGTACGTGGTGTGGGCCCACGCCGATCGCCGAGGCTGGCGGCGGCTGGCCATCGCCGCCTTGATCGGGACGCCGTTCGCGGTGTGGGCTCGGCACTACATCTCGTCGATCGGGGTCTCCGGTGAGGCGGCTCCGAACCGACTGTGGCTGTGGATCGGATTGGTCGGCACGGCGCTCAGCCTCATCTTCCTCACCTGGCGGCGCGCGTCCTGGTGGCGGCGCGGTGCGTCGGTGCTGGCTGTACCCCTGTGTGTGGTGTGCGCGGCGCTGTCGGTCAACACCTGGGTCGGCTACTTCCCGAAGGTGCGCACGGCATGGATGCAACTCACGACCGGACCGGTACCCGATCAGACCGACCGGGTCGGCGTCACCGCCATGCAATTGTCGAACGCAAGGCCCGAGCGAGGCGTCGTTGTTCCAGTGCGGATCAACGCCGTATCGGGATTCGCGCATCGTCGAGAGTTCGTCTACCTGCCCCCGATATGGTTCGCGAGTAAGCCGCCCCCTCGCTTGCCGACGGTGATGATGATCGGGTCGGCGTTGAACACGCCGGCCGACTGGCTTCGGGTCGGTAATGCGGTCGCCACCATCGACGACTTCGCCACCCAGCACGACGGCAGCGCGCCTGCGGTGGTCTTCGTCGACGCAACCGGCGCGTTCGACAACGACACCGAATGCGTCAACGGGCCCCGCGGCAACGCTGCCGATCACCTCACGAAAGACGTTGCTCCGTTCATGGCGGCGAATTTCGGGGTCAGTGCCGACCGCACCCATTGGGGCGTCGCCGGATGGTCGATGGGCGGCACGTGCGCGGTCGACCTGACGGTGATGCACCCCGACCTGTTCAGCGCATTCGTCGACATCGCCGGTGACATCGGCCCCAACACCGGCAGTCGCGAGCACAGCATCGCCACGTTGTTCGGTGGTGACGCCGACGCGTGGGCCGCGTTCGACCCCACCACCGTCATGAAACGGCACGGCCGCTACACCGGCGTTACGGGATGGTTCGAGGTGCCCGGCTCACCTGACGGCACGGCGGGTGATCCGGTGTCCAATCCCGAGGGCCAGGACATCGCCGCACGCTCATTGTCGGCCACCGGCGCCACGGAAGGCATCACATCCACGGTGGTGACGCGGCCCGGCAGACATGACTGGCTGTTCGCCTCCCAGGCGTTCGGTGATGCGTTGCCCTGGCTGGCAGCGCAACTCGGGACCCCGTCGGTACCACGAGTGGCGATGCCGAATTCGACCACCGACGCGGCCGGGCCGACCGGCATACCCGTTGTGGCCCAGCATCATTGA
- a CDS encoding alpha/beta fold hydrolase, translated as MEQFRRGGLVFDVIDDGPADGPVVVLLHGFPQRNTSWEAVTARLTAHGYRCLAPNQRGYSPGARPLRRRDYRMSELVDDVLALIDDSGADRVHLVGHDWGAAVGWGLALRHPHRLASFSPISVPHPVPFLRAIPTSRQGLASWYMYVAQLPRLPERLLLGRDGSGIRITDALLRGGQAAVHAQRDTEAMLEPGMLTAALNWYRAMLLSDSGEIKHRVRVPTMYIWSDGDTAITAKPAHDTANYVAGPYRFETIRGASHWLPDEEPDTVAGLLLEWFAAHPL; from the coding sequence ATGGAACAGTTCCGCCGCGGCGGCCTGGTTTTTGACGTCATCGACGACGGCCCTGCGGACGGGCCGGTCGTCGTTCTGCTGCACGGATTTCCCCAGCGCAACACCAGCTGGGAAGCCGTGACGGCACGGCTGACGGCGCACGGATACCGGTGCCTGGCACCGAATCAGCGGGGCTATTCCCCTGGTGCGCGGCCGCTGCGGCGCCGTGACTACCGGATGTCCGAGTTGGTCGACGACGTGCTGGCCCTCATCGACGACAGCGGAGCCGACCGCGTGCACCTCGTCGGGCACGACTGGGGCGCCGCGGTGGGGTGGGGGCTTGCGCTGCGGCACCCCCACCGACTGGCGTCGTTCTCGCCGATCTCGGTCCCCCACCCGGTGCCCTTCCTGCGTGCGATACCGACCAGCCGACAGGGCCTGGCGTCCTGGTACATGTACGTCGCCCAACTTCCCCGGCTGCCCGAGCGGCTGCTGCTCGGCCGGGACGGCTCGGGTATCAGGATCACCGACGCGCTGCTGCGCGGCGGCCAGGCCGCCGTGCATGCGCAACGAGACACCGAAGCGATGCTCGAACCCGGCATGCTGACCGCGGCGCTCAACTGGTACCGCGCGATGCTGTTGTCCGATTCGGGCGAGATCAAGCACCGGGTGCGGGTGCCGACGATGTACATCTGGAGCGACGGAGACACCGCGATCACCGCCAAACCGGCCCACGACACCGCGAACTACGTGGCCGGACCGTACCGGTTCGAGACGATTCGCGGCGCCTCGCACTGGTTGCCCGACGAGGAGCCTGACACCGTGGCGGGCCTACTGCTGGAATGGTTTGCCGCACACCCGCTGTGA